The Chitinophaga flava genome has a segment encoding these proteins:
- a CDS encoding right-handed parallel beta-helix repeat-containing protein has translation MTMSRSGALLCGLAMYAMSCMAQGGDIDYNGKKFVFSTVPAQYNHTSSATMAAIVNAGIRAAVDLTTLLPPGYKKDGTVDYTDYLQNGLDKNRDVVFPDFPVLISSKGLTVSSNANLYFKPNSKLIMQPNNLEKFEILRLHGVNNVKIYNACLIGDRNDHQGTVGEHGMGIAIRSAKDVSIYSPRISNCWGDGIYIGWRTRDVVNDHYIPSENINIYNGLLDYNRRNGISIVCGRNINIRNTTIANTYGTLPMSGIDIEPNEPKDVINNITIDSVTTYNNARDGILIVLTRLPSASSSVNTNIVIKDHLDDKSYSAFRLGSGFRKTDREMTGQISVINPVWKNNETPFRYRNNYQMLPVTELKNIRVIGSSPGVQTFSSPAQSAAGQEAVKKIKAGLSRENKIRIEDK, from the coding sequence ATGACCATGTCCAGATCTGGCGCCCTCTTATGCGGCCTTGCCATGTATGCCATGTCCTGTATGGCACAGGGTGGCGACATCGATTACAACGGAAAGAAGTTTGTCTTCAGTACTGTGCCCGCACAGTACAATCACACGTCATCCGCCACCATGGCTGCAATAGTCAATGCGGGCATACGTGCAGCCGTAGACCTCACCACGCTGTTGCCGCCAGGATATAAAAAAGACGGTACCGTGGATTATACCGACTATCTGCAAAACGGCCTCGATAAAAACAGGGATGTGGTATTCCCTGATTTTCCAGTGCTGATCAGCAGTAAGGGGCTCACCGTCAGCAGCAATGCCAATCTGTATTTTAAGCCCAACTCCAAACTGATCATGCAGCCCAATAATCTGGAAAAATTCGAGATACTGCGCCTGCATGGTGTCAATAATGTCAAGATCTACAATGCTTGCCTGATAGGCGATCGCAACGATCATCAGGGTACTGTTGGCGAACATGGCATGGGCATCGCTATTCGTTCAGCCAAAGACGTTAGTATCTATAGTCCGCGTATCTCCAACTGCTGGGGCGATGGCATATACATAGGCTGGCGTACCCGCGATGTGGTGAATGATCATTATATCCCCAGTGAAAACATCAATATCTACAATGGTCTGTTGGATTACAACCGTAGAAACGGTATCTCCATCGTCTGCGGCCGTAATATCAATATCCGCAATACTACTATTGCCAACACTTACGGCACCTTGCCCATGAGTGGTATTGATATTGAACCCAATGAACCAAAAGATGTCATCAATAACATCACCATCGACAGCGTGACCACCTACAACAATGCAAGGGATGGCATACTGATCGTACTCACCAGACTGCCCAGCGCCAGCAGCAGCGTGAATACAAATATTGTGATCAAAGACCATCTGGATGATAAGTCCTACAGCGCTTTCCGCCTGGGCTCCGGCTTCCGTAAAACAGACCGCGAGATGACCGGTCAGATCTCCGTGATCAATCCGGTTTGGAAAAATAATGAAACGCCTTTCCGCTACCGTAACAACTATCAGATGCTGCCGGTAACCGAACTTAAAAATATCCGCGTGATAGGGTCCTCGCCAGGTGTACAGACTTTCAGCTCACCGGCACAGAGCGCAGCGGGTCAGGAAGCAGTGAAGAAAATCAAAGCAGGTTTGAGCAGGGAAAATAAAATCAGAATAGAAGATAAATAA
- a CDS encoding glycosyltransferase family 4 protein produces MAKLLVHAWVVHRDKGRYYLPYTHWVYLKEIVKYYEEVCLLSPVQQHKEKGGNALMDIGCFDNVKVYALPYSGSYMRAIPHFPAYLNAYRKLKDYDEVYARYPVPFGWLGKFFFKGKKRIIHFVGDPVDAAKTNPNFSRLKKFTMITFFMPEHSAYMWACKGAQVFTNGHHLREKLSGWGVHAKAVISSTLNDADFYTREITGITDDGPKLLYVGYLRKAKGVETVIRSFQIVQRKYPGSRLTVVGSGEFERELKDLAAVLHLDGHIHFAGHVDNRQELNSILRSHDIFCFASLSEGSPRVILEAMANSLAVVSTPVGSLPNVFEDKQEILFADFNDHEAFYQKVDTLVKDRTLMQQLSHNAYTKVKGFTIEGFIKSIFHEG; encoded by the coding sequence ATGGCAAAACTGCTTGTACATGCATGGGTGGTGCACAGGGATAAAGGAAGGTACTATTTGCCTTATACTCACTGGGTGTATCTGAAGGAGATCGTAAAATATTATGAGGAAGTATGTCTGCTGTCACCTGTTCAGCAGCATAAGGAGAAAGGTGGCAATGCACTCATGGATATCGGCTGTTTCGATAACGTAAAAGTATATGCGTTACCGTATTCCGGCAGTTATATGCGTGCTATTCCACATTTCCCGGCTTACCTCAATGCATACCGCAAACTAAAGGATTATGATGAAGTATATGCCCGTTATCCGGTGCCGTTCGGCTGGTTAGGAAAGTTCTTTTTCAAGGGAAAGAAACGGATTATTCATTTTGTAGGCGACCCGGTAGACGCAGCTAAAACCAACCCCAATTTCAGCCGGCTGAAGAAGTTTACCATGATTACCTTTTTCATGCCAGAACATTCAGCCTATATGTGGGCTTGTAAAGGAGCACAGGTTTTTACCAATGGTCATCATCTCAGAGAAAAATTATCCGGCTGGGGAGTTCATGCAAAGGCAGTGATTTCCTCCACACTCAATGATGCCGATTTCTATACAAGGGAAATCACCGGTATCACAGACGACGGGCCGAAACTGTTGTACGTAGGCTATCTGCGTAAAGCAAAAGGAGTGGAGACCGTCATCCGTTCTTTCCAGATCGTTCAAAGGAAATACCCCGGCTCCCGCCTCACCGTGGTGGGTTCCGGCGAGTTTGAAAGGGAGCTGAAAGACCTCGCCGCCGTATTGCACCTGGACGGGCATATACATTTTGCAGGACATGTCGACAATAGGCAGGAACTGAACAGTATCCTGCGTTCGCACGATATCTTCTGTTTTGCCAGCCTGTCTGAAGGATCTCCCCGTGTGATCCTCGAAGCCATGGCCAACAGTCTGGCGGTGGTAAGCACGCCGGTAGGCTCTTTACCTAATGTATTTGAAGACAAACAGGAAATACTGTTCGCTGATTTTAATGACCATGAAGCCTTTTATCAAAAGGTGGATACCCTGGTGAAAGACCGCACACTGATGCAACAGCTAAGCCATAACGCCTATACGAAAGTAAAAGGATTTACTATAGAAGGATTTATTAAAAGTATTTTTCATGAGGGTTAA
- a CDS encoding acyltransferase, with amino-acid sequence MRVKISILYSWLVKVTTFLLPNIPLFMRFRGFLYSLMMKSCGRNFQITSTAVLNSLSGLEVGNNVYIAHHTVVIGIDIRIGDEVIVGPNCIISSGNHTFLNNSYRYGKSLRRPVKIGAGSWIAGNCSVLGGSILPERSILGAGAVLNKKYEEADGLYGGIPAVFIKKMR; translated from the coding sequence ATGAGGGTTAAAATATCTATCCTATACTCCTGGCTGGTGAAGGTGACCACCTTCCTGTTGCCTAATATCCCTTTATTCATGCGTTTCAGGGGATTCCTGTATTCGCTGATGATGAAAAGCTGTGGCCGTAACTTCCAGATAACGTCAACGGCTGTACTGAATTCACTGTCTGGCCTGGAAGTAGGAAACAATGTATATATCGCGCATCACACCGTAGTGATTGGTATCGATATCAGAATAGGGGATGAAGTGATTGTCGGGCCTAACTGTATTATATCATCCGGTAACCATACCTTTTTAAATAACTCCTACCGTTATGGTAAATCATTACGGCGGCCGGTCAAAATAGGCGCGGGGTCCTGGATTGCAGGCAACTGCTCAGTGCTCGGTGGGAGCATCCTGCCGGAACGTTCCATCCTGGGAGCCGGCGCTGTACTCAATAAAAAATACGAGGAAGCAGATGGGTTGTATGGAGGCATTCCGGCAGTATTCATAAAAAAAATGCGATGA
- a CDS encoding glycosyltransferase family 4 protein, with protein MRILYIHQYFAMPASSGGTRSYDLATQFVKAGHKVVVVTTSSFLRQYTFTDTWTVMEEDGIELHVLNLEYSNKMGFAKRALTFMQFVVKSTLRVLKLKGDVVLATSTPITIALPAMIKRSLHKVPFIFEVRDVWPEVPVAMGIINNRMLVKLLNRFEKRIYKKAAHIVPLSDDMKKSIEQRTSVPVRKISVIPNISEVVRFGKYDAGKSILSGLLGFTPQKTVLYAGTLGMVNGLKYLVDLAVCMKKLDDTVVFVVFGDGMEKTQLMQYAAELGVLNTNLWFFDPVPKSQLAQLYYECTIASSFVIPVPELWANSANKFFDCLAAGRPVLINHRGWQAHVIEQENVGFVMHYDVADMPVEARRFAEYINDKALLQQQQVKAKMLAQQRYSLDIAAGTYLKILDNVVS; from the coding sequence ATGAGAATACTTTATATACATCAATATTTTGCAATGCCCGCCTCCTCCGGCGGTACCCGTTCCTATGATCTCGCTACGCAGTTTGTGAAAGCCGGTCACAAGGTAGTAGTGGTGACAACCAGCTCTTTCCTGCGCCAGTACACTTTTACAGATACCTGGACCGTAATGGAGGAAGATGGTATTGAACTACATGTGCTGAACCTGGAATACAGCAACAAGATGGGCTTCGCTAAAAGAGCGCTCACCTTCATGCAATTTGTGGTGAAGTCTACTCTCCGGGTATTAAAACTAAAAGGTGATGTGGTGCTGGCTACCAGCACGCCCATTACCATCGCTTTACCTGCTATGATAAAGCGCTCCCTGCATAAAGTACCCTTCATCTTTGAAGTGCGTGACGTATGGCCGGAAGTGCCGGTAGCCATGGGTATCATCAACAACAGAATGCTGGTAAAGCTGCTCAACAGATTTGAGAAACGCATCTATAAAAAGGCCGCGCATATCGTACCGCTGTCTGATGATATGAAAAAATCCATTGAACAGCGTACTTCCGTTCCCGTTAGGAAGATATCGGTCATCCCCAATATATCGGAGGTGGTGCGCTTCGGGAAATATGATGCCGGTAAAAGTATCCTCAGCGGCCTGCTGGGCTTTACACCACAGAAAACGGTACTGTATGCCGGAACGCTGGGCATGGTCAATGGCCTGAAATACCTGGTAGACCTGGCAGTATGTATGAAAAAGCTGGATGATACTGTGGTGTTTGTTGTGTTTGGAGATGGTATGGAGAAAACACAGCTGATGCAATATGCAGCGGAGCTAGGTGTGCTGAACACTAACCTTTGGTTCTTTGATCCGGTCCCTAAATCGCAGCTGGCACAGCTTTATTACGAATGCACCATAGCCAGTTCTTTTGTAATCCCGGTGCCGGAGTTGTGGGCTAATTCAGCCAATAAGTTTTTTGATTGCCTCGCCGCCGGCCGACCTGTTTTAATCAACCACCGCGGCTGGCAGGCCCATGTAATCGAACAGGAAAACGTGGGCTTTGTGATGCATTATGATGTGGCCGACATGCCGGTGGAAGCCCGGCGTTTTGCGGAATATATCAATGATAAAGCCCTGTTGCAACAACAACAGGTGAAAGCCAAAATGCTGGCCCAACAGCGGTATTCGCTGGATATCGCCGCCGGCACTTACCTGAAAATCCTGGACAATGTTGTATCGTAA
- a CDS encoding sugar transferase yields MLYRNFLKRLLDILVACTALLLLSPLFALVTVLLYFANNGKPFFLQPRPGRNGKVFRVIKFKTMNDRRNTAGELLPDADRLTPVGAFVRKTSLDEIPQLMNVLKGDMSLIGPRPLLIDYLELYSPRQARRHEVRPGITGWAQVNGRNAISWKQKFDLDVWYVDHLSLLLDIRILLLTVVKVFKSEGISQQGHVSSERFTGEVNA; encoded by the coding sequence ATGTTGTATCGTAATTTTTTAAAGCGACTGCTCGATATACTCGTTGCATGCACGGCATTGCTGCTGCTGTCACCGCTGTTTGCGCTGGTCACGGTGTTGCTGTACTTCGCCAACAATGGAAAACCATTCTTCTTACAACCCCGGCCCGGCAGAAACGGGAAGGTGTTCAGGGTGATTAAATTCAAGACCATGAACGACCGGCGTAATACAGCAGGGGAGCTGTTGCCCGATGCAGACCGGCTTACACCGGTAGGGGCGTTTGTCCGTAAAACATCATTGGATGAAATTCCGCAGCTGATGAATGTTTTGAAGGGAGATATGAGTTTGATAGGTCCTCGTCCTTTGCTCATTGACTATCTGGAACTGTATTCTCCACGCCAGGCACGGCGTCATGAGGTGCGGCCGGGCATTACCGGCTGGGCCCAGGTGAATGGAAGAAACGCCATCAGCTGGAAGCAGAAGTTTGACCTGGATGTGTGGTATGTAGATCATCTGAGCCTGTTGCTGGATATCAGGATTTTGCTGCTGACGGTCGTCAAGGTATTTAAGTCAGAAGGTATTTCCCAGCAAGGACATGTATCGTCGGAGAGGTTCACCGGAGAAGTGAATGCCTGA
- a CDS encoding aminotransferase class I/II-fold pyridoxal phosphate-dependent enzyme yields MSEKIWLSSPHMGGTEKDFVTAAFDTNWIAPLGANVDGFEEDLEQYLKEGYVAALSSGTAALHLALVLADVKAGDEVICQSMTFSASANPITYLGATPVFVDSEKDTWNLDPVLLKEAILDRIAKGKKPKAIIPVHLYGMPAKMNEIQAIAATYDIPVIEDAAEALGSWYGDKACGTLGDFGILSFNGNKIITTSGGGALVGKDKAAIVKSRFLASQARDPAPHYEHTHIGYNYRMSNICAGIGRGQMEVLEKRVEQRRANYQHYVKELSGLPGVQFVSEPQGTFSNRWLSTILIDPLQSNGITRETIRLALEKYQIESRPLWKPMHLQPVFAGAPAYVNGVSEMLFNNGLCLPSGSNLTQAQLQQTTDIIKALWNK; encoded by the coding sequence ATGAGTGAAAAGATATGGCTCTCTTCCCCGCATATGGGTGGCACGGAAAAAGACTTTGTTACAGCTGCATTTGATACCAACTGGATTGCTCCTTTGGGTGCTAATGTAGATGGATTTGAAGAAGATCTCGAACAGTATCTGAAAGAAGGATACGTGGCAGCGCTCTCTTCTGGTACAGCAGCCCTTCACCTGGCGCTGGTACTGGCAGATGTAAAGGCGGGCGATGAAGTGATCTGTCAGAGTATGACATTCTCTGCATCAGCTAATCCTATCACCTATCTGGGCGCCACGCCGGTATTTGTAGACAGTGAAAAAGATACCTGGAATCTTGATCCTGTTTTACTGAAGGAGGCCATCCTTGACCGTATCGCCAAAGGTAAAAAGCCTAAAGCCATTATCCCTGTGCATCTCTATGGTATGCCGGCAAAAATGAACGAGATACAGGCGATTGCAGCCACTTATGATATTCCGGTGATTGAAGATGCAGCCGAGGCGCTGGGTTCCTGGTACGGTGATAAAGCCTGCGGCACATTGGGCGATTTCGGCATCCTGAGCTTTAATGGCAATAAAATCATCACTACCAGCGGTGGTGGCGCACTGGTGGGCAAAGACAAGGCAGCCATTGTGAAATCCCGCTTCCTGGCCAGCCAGGCACGTGATCCTGCACCTCACTACGAACATACTCATATCGGCTACAACTACCGGATGAGTAACATCTGCGCCGGCATCGGAAGAGGACAGATGGAAGTGCTGGAGAAAAGAGTAGAACAGCGCAGGGCCAACTATCAGCATTATGTAAAAGAGCTGAGTGGCTTGCCTGGTGTGCAGTTTGTGTCTGAACCGCAAGGTACTTTCAGTAACCGTTGGCTGAGTACCATCCTGATAGATCCGCTGCAAAGCAATGGCATTACCCGCGAAACAATCCGGCTGGCACTGGAAAAATACCAGATTGAGTCCAGACCCTTATGGAAGCCTATGCACCTGCAGCCGGTTTTTGCCGGAGCACCCGCTTATGTGAATGGTGTATCGGAAATGCTCTTCAATAATGGATTGTGTTTGCCAAGCGGTTCTAACCTCACTCAGGCGCAGTTGCAACAAACAACAGATATTATTAAGGCACTGTGGAACAAATAA
- a CDS encoding T9SS type B sorting domain-containing protein produces MKRAIIICRKAYAVASGMLVMCISVPLLAQDIEIKNPSLEGPPRAAAAPPGWMIINNSPDIQPGCCSVSQPASHGSTYSGMISDATMEEGIVQHLSTGIKEGKAYAFSVDLAFPPVYFGQRTCSGAFIVYGGNKPGEKEEVLWKSPLFYHTNWKRYRIEFSAKKDYAYIMLCNYFTPCSSAKLSAVLVDNLSPAIQEIPKAVLTVQPTCKGSSIGTASVEVLGGPVPCTFRWKPGGQITSSLSNLAAGSYEVTITGFNGAYTTLTAVIGEEVLKNEIKVLPSRCYGDNQNEISLVTTGGKVPYRYYFNGSDHPLYTPQFRDLHPGKYPLLVKDEQGCATQELINVAEPPLLQITAALLKDVSCNDTHDGKIELQMAGGTPPYAYRLETGEWQSSNTWKQLDEGRYYYTVKDKNDCQVTGMSEIIRNNRQCAVYVPTAFSPNGDGRNDVFRCRVNDDITAYHLTVYNRWGAVVFSSTDPQQAWDGDLQPAGSYVWVLTYTDSKLQARRQQGSLMLVR; encoded by the coding sequence ATGAAGAGAGCCATCATCATATGCAGGAAAGCCTATGCGGTAGCCAGCGGTATGCTCGTTATGTGTATTTCCGTTCCATTGCTTGCTCAGGACATCGAAATAAAAAATCCTTCGCTGGAAGGACCCCCACGCGCGGCCGCCGCCCCACCTGGGTGGATGATCATTAATAACTCACCGGATATACAACCCGGTTGCTGCAGTGTCAGCCAGCCTGCCAGCCATGGAAGTACTTACAGTGGTATGATCAGCGATGCCACCATGGAAGAAGGCATTGTTCAGCACCTGAGCACCGGTATTAAAGAAGGGAAAGCTTACGCCTTTTCCGTGGACCTGGCTTTCCCGCCCGTATACTTCGGCCAAAGGACCTGTAGCGGGGCTTTTATCGTATATGGCGGCAACAAGCCCGGTGAAAAAGAAGAGGTGCTGTGGAAATCACCGCTCTTTTATCACACCAACTGGAAGCGCTACAGGATTGAGTTTTCAGCAAAAAAGGATTATGCTTATATTATGCTTTGCAATTATTTTACTCCTTGCAGTAGTGCAAAACTGTCAGCAGTGCTGGTAGACAATCTCTCTCCCGCAATACAGGAAATTCCGAAGGCCGTACTAACGGTACAACCTACCTGTAAAGGCAGCAGCATAGGCACCGCCAGCGTAGAGGTGCTGGGGGGCCCTGTGCCATGTACTTTCCGGTGGAAGCCCGGTGGACAAATTACTTCTTCCCTCAGTAACCTGGCCGCTGGCAGTTATGAAGTCACCATAACAGGCTTCAACGGCGCTTATACCACACTTACCGCTGTTATCGGCGAAGAGGTACTGAAAAACGAAATAAAGGTGCTGCCTTCCAGATGTTATGGAGATAACCAGAATGAAATATCACTTGTCACCACGGGCGGAAAAGTGCCATACCGCTATTATTTCAACGGAAGTGATCATCCACTGTATACGCCACAGTTCCGTGACCTGCATCCCGGCAAATATCCTTTGCTGGTGAAAGATGAACAAGGGTGCGCCACACAGGAACTTATAAATGTTGCAGAACCACCACTGTTGCAGATAACAGCGGCCCTGCTGAAAGACGTCAGTTGCAATGATACCCATGATGGAAAAATAGAATTGCAGATGGCAGGTGGCACCCCACCTTATGCCTATCGGCTGGAAACAGGGGAGTGGCAGTCATCCAATACCTGGAAGCAGTTGGATGAAGGCAGGTATTACTATACTGTTAAAGATAAAAATGATTGTCAGGTAACCGGTATGTCGGAGATCATTCGTAACAACCGTCAATGTGCTGTATATGTGCCCACCGCGTTTAGTCCCAATGGAGATGGTCGCAACGATGTGTTCAGATGCAGGGTCAATGATGATATTACTGCTTATCATTTGACAGTATATAATCGCTGGGGGGCTGTTGTTTTTAGCAGTACTGATCCCCAGCAGGCCTGGGATGGGGACCTGCAGCCTGCCGGGAGTTATGTATGGGTACTCACTTACACTGATAGTAAACTGCAGGCCCGCAGACAACAGGGAAGCCTGATGCTGGTGCGGTAA
- a CDS encoding tyrosine-protein phosphatase: MFFFRKKRDTSKSLVPFLSGIETDIHSHLIPGIDDGVPDVATSVDFISQLHELGIRKIITTPHIMMDRFPNSQETIHGPYLEVEAALATQRINVPFNYAAEYYMDEQFETLLKSPLLTLNGRLVLVEISFVAPPPQMHQWLFEMSARGYMPLLAHPERYNYCHKNFNLYKEFKSWGCQLQLNLLSLTGYYGKAVQQAAFQLLDANMIDYIGTDLHHEKHMQAIRDIAENKKLLKRLEQYPFKNNSLTATR, translated from the coding sequence ATGTTCTTCTTCCGGAAAAAACGGGATACCAGTAAATCACTGGTCCCTTTCCTCTCAGGCATTGAAACAGATATTCATTCGCACCTGATTCCGGGGATAGACGACGGCGTTCCGGATGTAGCCACCAGTGTGGATTTTATCAGTCAGCTGCATGAGCTGGGCATCCGGAAAATTATTACCACCCCGCATATTATGATGGACCGTTTCCCCAATTCGCAGGAAACCATTCATGGTCCTTATCTGGAGGTGGAAGCTGCCCTCGCAACCCAACGAATCAATGTGCCCTTCAATTATGCTGCAGAGTACTATATGGACGAGCAGTTTGAAACGCTCCTGAAATCGCCGTTGCTCACACTCAATGGACGGCTGGTACTAGTAGAGATCTCTTTTGTAGCACCACCGCCACAGATGCACCAATGGCTTTTCGAAATGAGCGCCCGGGGCTATATGCCTTTGCTGGCCCATCCCGAACGATATAACTATTGTCACAAAAACTTCAACCTCTATAAGGAATTTAAATCCTGGGGATGTCAACTGCAGCTGAACCTGCTGTCACTCACCGGTTATTACGGTAAAGCGGTGCAACAGGCAGCCTTTCAATTACTGGATGCCAATATGATCGACTATATCGGTACAGACCTGCACCATGAAAAACATATGCAGGCCATCCGCGATATTGCAGAAAACAAAAAGCTGCTGAAACGGCTGGAACAATATCCATTTAAAAACAATAGTCTGACAGCGACCCGCTAA
- a CDS encoding GAF domain-containing protein, with translation MAEDLQIVQGDKATQYQALIPQIKGLLEGEPDLVANLANVAAALKEQFGWFWVGFYLVKQDELVLGPFQGPVACTRIRKGRGVCGTSWAQATTLVVPDVEAFPGHIACSSLSKSEIVVPLIKDGIVAGVLDVDSELPDHFDTTDQQYLEEIVKLISL, from the coding sequence ATGGCAGAAGACTTACAGATTGTACAAGGAGATAAAGCCACACAATACCAGGCACTGATCCCGCAGATCAAAGGATTACTGGAGGGAGAGCCAGACCTGGTGGCTAATCTGGCCAATGTAGCCGCTGCGTTGAAAGAACAATTCGGCTGGTTTTGGGTAGGGTTTTATCTGGTAAAGCAGGATGAGCTGGTACTGGGACCTTTTCAGGGGCCTGTAGCGTGTACCCGTATCCGTAAGGGAAGAGGAGTATGTGGCACCAGTTGGGCACAGGCCACCACACTCGTTGTACCGGATGTGGAAGCTTTTCCCGGTCACATCGCCTGTAGCAGCCTTTCCAAATCAGAGATCGTGGTGCCGCTGATAAAAGACGGCATTGTAGCGGGCGTACTGGATGTGGACAGCGAACTGCCTGATCATTTTGACACCACCGACCAGCAGTATCTGGAGGAAATCGTCAAACTGATCTCTCTGTAA
- the idi gene encoding isopentenyl-diphosphate Delta-isomerase — MNLPEVILVTESDEPIGTMEKMEAHRKGLLHRAFSVFIMNDAGDILLQQRALGKYHSPGLWTNACCSHQLPGETTLDAAHRRLMEEMGFDCPLEEIFAFTYRTVFDNGLIEHEFDHVLIGYYNGAINPDSEEVKDYRYMSPSQILELMAREPDSFTSWFHLALPKVLKYLNLSVTTADV, encoded by the coding sequence ATGAATCTACCTGAAGTAATATTAGTGACCGAATCCGATGAACCTATTGGTACGATGGAGAAAATGGAAGCGCACCGCAAAGGACTCCTGCACCGTGCTTTTTCCGTATTTATTATGAATGATGCCGGAGATATTTTGCTGCAGCAGCGTGCTCTGGGAAAATACCATTCACCCGGGCTTTGGACCAATGCCTGCTGTAGTCATCAGCTGCCTGGCGAAACCACCCTCGATGCGGCGCACCGCAGACTGATGGAAGAAATGGGTTTCGACTGTCCCCTGGAAGAAATTTTCGCCTTTACTTACAGGACCGTTTTTGACAATGGACTTATTGAGCACGAATTTGATCATGTGCTTATCGGATACTACAATGGAGCAATCAACCCCGACAGCGAGGAGGTTAAAGATTACCGGTATATGTCTCCCAGTCAGATACTGGAATTAATGGCGCGGGAGCCAGACAGCTTTACCAGCTGGTTCCATCTCGCATTGCCAAAAGTGTTAAAATATCTGAATCTGTCTGTCACCACGGCTGACGTGTAA
- a CDS encoding terpene synthase family protein produces the protein MTTIQFPRIQYPFPSRLNPHVQAAQQHVEDWVYLHGLLSTEKARMRFAKARFAWLAARAFPDAALHELCIIADFNTWLFILDDQCDEAEAGKKSDFLRNVMAGFMNILRSPEPRTPATNAPLPAALISIWERMQAISSPAWQQRFIRSMEDYFNSCLWEAQNRENHVVPSVTDYVRMRPYTGALLADVEAIDIIEKIYLSDELLHNALLKRMIQACNNIVCWSNDLFSFNKESKAGDVHNLVMVLQHERQCSLQEAIDEAARMHNEEVAIFVVLEKLLPLTGSEKDYELLRYVSVLRSWITGNFDWSMHDTGRYGAMVKEKVNS, from the coding sequence ATGACAACGATCCAGTTTCCCCGGATCCAGTATCCGTTTCCCTCTCGTTTGAATCCGCATGTTCAGGCTGCCCAGCAACACGTTGAGGACTGGGTGTACCTTCATGGTTTGCTCTCTACCGAAAAGGCAAGAATGCGCTTTGCCAAAGCCCGTTTTGCCTGGCTGGCTGCCAGGGCCTTTCCCGACGCAGCACTGCATGAACTTTGCATTATCGCCGACTTCAACACCTGGCTGTTTATCCTCGACGACCAATGTGATGAAGCCGAAGCAGGAAAAAAATCCGACTTCCTCCGCAACGTCATGGCCGGTTTTATGAACATCCTGCGCAGTCCTGAACCCCGTACTCCGGCCACTAATGCGCCACTGCCGGCAGCCCTCATCAGCATCTGGGAACGGATGCAGGCCATCAGCTCACCTGCCTGGCAGCAGCGATTCATCCGCAGTATGGAAGATTATTTTAACTCCTGCCTCTGGGAAGCACAAAACAGAGAAAATCATGTAGTGCCCTCAGTAACCGACTATGTTAGAATGCGCCCCTATACCGGCGCTCTACTGGCCGATGTGGAAGCCATCGATATCATCGAAAAAATCTACCTCTCCGATGAACTGCTCCACAATGCCCTGCTCAAACGTATGATACAGGCCTGCAACAATATTGTCTGCTGGTCCAACGACCTCTTTTCCTTCAATAAGGAAAGCAAAGCCGGCGATGTGCACAACCTGGTAATGGTACTGCAACACGAACGCCAGTGCTCTCTGCAGGAAGCCATCGACGAAGCTGCCCGCATGCACAACGAAGAAGTGGCCATCTTTGTGGTATTGGAAAAACTATTACCGCTCACTGGCAGTGAAAAAGACTATGAACTGCTGCGATACGTGTCTGTATTGCGCTCATGGATCACCGGCAATTTCGACTGGAGCATGCATGATACCGGAAGATATGGGGCTATGGTAAAGGAAAAAGTGAACAGTTAA